In Rheinheimera sp. MM224, one DNA window encodes the following:
- a CDS encoding nuclear transport factor 2 family protein yields the protein MNENNATERLERFLDFYNNLSQNNLGSLPELYACNVEFIDPVHHMLGLEQLQQYFSHAYARLSSCHFVATSKIANQDQGCLSWVMTFTHEAIGNGKAISVHGCSVVHWNSDGKIAYHRDYYDLNEMVLEHIPLLGWVTKKIKQKMAKEG from the coding sequence ATGAATGAAAATAACGCGACAGAACGGCTGGAACGTTTTTTAGATTTTTACAATAACTTAAGCCAGAACAACTTAGGTTCATTGCCTGAACTCTATGCCTGCAATGTGGAGTTTATTGACCCTGTGCATCATATGCTGGGGCTGGAGCAGTTGCAGCAGTATTTCTCTCACGCTTACGCACGTTTAAGCAGTTGCCACTTTGTTGCTACCTCAAAAATTGCCAATCAGGATCAAGGCTGCCTGAGTTGGGTGATGACTTTTACTCATGAAGCCATAGGCAATGGCAAGGCGATTTCTGTGCATGGTTGCTCCGTCGTGCACTGGAATAGTGACGGAAAAATTGCCTACCACAGAGATTATTACGATTTAAATGAAATGGTGCTGGAGCATATTCCGCTGCTGGGTTGGGTCACTAAAAAAATTAAACAAAAAATGGCTAAGGAAGGGTAG
- a CDS encoding NAD(P)/FAD-dependent oxidoreductase yields MKIAVVGGGISGMISWYLLQRQHDVTLFEAGSYLGGHTATVDVNVEGKEYAIDTGFIVFNNWTYPLFNKFLDELKVESQHTQMSFSVKKADTGLEYNGHTLATLFAQRRNLFRPSFWRMLLDIVKFNKLGKELLEQNHPDLDLLIDEFLAKHNLGLELRNDYLLPMGAAIWSSGLADMPSFPLRFFLQFFKNHGLLNVADRPQWSVIKGGSREYVRALLNTLNPAQVKLNSPVKSVTRDTEGVTLEFTDGRSESFDQVVFACHSDQALALLKDPSEAERQILGGIAYQKNEVILHTDQRILPKRKAAWAAWNYHLTNAASSHATLSYNMNILQGIEAPVTFVVTLNHGHAIDQSRILKRFQYDHPVFNHCTIAAQQRRSEINGVNNSWFCGAYWYNGFHEDGVRSAVDIARAMGVEC; encoded by the coding sequence ATGAAAATTGCAGTAGTAGGCGGCGGTATTTCCGGCATGATTAGCTGGTATTTGTTGCAGCGCCAGCATGATGTCACTTTATTTGAAGCGGGCTCTTACCTTGGTGGCCACACGGCGACAGTAGATGTGAATGTGGAAGGTAAAGAGTACGCTATAGATACGGGCTTTATTGTATTTAATAACTGGACTTATCCACTCTTTAATAAGTTTTTAGACGAGCTTAAGGTGGAGTCACAGCATACCCAAATGAGTTTTTCGGTGAAAAAAGCCGATACAGGGCTGGAATACAATGGCCACACTCTGGCGACTTTATTTGCCCAGCGCCGCAACCTGTTTCGCCCTTCGTTCTGGCGTATGCTGCTGGATATTGTCAAATTTAATAAACTGGGTAAGGAGTTGCTGGAGCAAAACCATCCGGATCTGGATTTACTGATAGATGAGTTTCTGGCCAAACATAATTTAGGCCTCGAGCTTCGCAATGACTACTTATTGCCTATGGGGGCCGCTATTTGGTCCTCTGGTCTTGCCGATATGCCTTCTTTTCCTCTGCGTTTTTTCCTGCAGTTTTTCAAAAACCATGGCTTGCTAAATGTAGCGGATCGGCCGCAGTGGTCGGTGATTAAAGGCGGCTCAAGAGAATACGTGCGCGCTTTATTAAATACACTGAATCCTGCACAGGTAAAACTCAATAGTCCTGTAAAATCTGTAACACGTGATACAGAGGGGGTCACTCTGGAATTTACCGATGGCCGTAGTGAGTCTTTTGATCAGGTGGTCTTTGCCTGCCATAGCGATCAGGCGTTGGCCTTATTAAAAGACCCTAGCGAAGCAGAGCGACAAATTCTGGGCGGCATCGCTTATCAGAAAAACGAAGTGATATTACATACCGACCAGCGCATTTTACCTAAACGTAAAGCAGCATGGGCGGCATGGAACTACCATCTGACCAATGCTGCATCCAGTCATGCGACTTTGAGTTACAACATGAATATTTTGCAGGGTATAGAAGCCCCTGTCACTTTTGTGGTGACACTGAATCACGGCCATGCCATTGATCAGAGTCGAATTTTAAAACGTTTTCAGTACGACCATCCGGTATTTAATCACTGCACTATTGCTGCGCAGCAACGCCGCAGTGAAATTAATGGCGTGAATAACAGCTGGTTTTGTGGTGCCTACTGGTATAACGGTTTCCATGAAGATGGGGTGCGTAGTGCTGTGGATATAGCCAGAGCCATGGGAGTGGAATGTTGA
- a CDS encoding DUF1365 domain-containing protein, translating into MLIPSGHAILTGEVGHKRYLPKVHGFDYQVHYFWLDLDELDRIPAKGWLWSKARFAACSYRRSDYLPGAENLTQAVRQKLLDLGFDTAVAKVCMMSPLANWGYYFSPLTLYYCFDETKQLIALVAEVSNTPWNERHYYLVPVDSAEKSHYQHDKAFHVSPFNPMDMQYHWTVVANSAQLELAITNFKAQQKVFSAWFHLVSKPFSLRELKSLLIRRPWQNVQVMTRIYWHAIKLLVKAVPVYGHPKSKETPR; encoded by the coding sequence ATGTTGATCCCATCAGGTCATGCGATATTAACGGGTGAAGTAGGGCATAAACGATACTTACCCAAAGTGCATGGTTTTGACTATCAGGTGCATTACTTCTGGCTTGACCTGGACGAGCTGGACCGTATACCGGCAAAAGGCTGGTTATGGTCAAAAGCGCGTTTTGCGGCTTGTAGTTACCGCCGCTCTGATTATTTGCCAGGTGCAGAAAATTTAACTCAGGCCGTCAGGCAAAAACTGTTGGATTTAGGTTTTGACACTGCTGTGGCTAAAGTCTGCATGATGAGCCCGCTGGCAAACTGGGGTTATTACTTCAGCCCTCTGACTTTGTATTACTGCTTTGATGAGACAAAACAACTGATTGCGTTAGTGGCTGAAGTCAGCAATACACCGTGGAATGAACGGCACTATTATCTGGTGCCAGTGGATAGCGCGGAAAAATCGCATTACCAACACGACAAAGCTTTTCATGTGTCGCCTTTTAATCCGATGGATATGCAATACCACTGGACTGTTGTGGCAAATTCAGCTCAACTGGAATTAGCAATTACTAATTTTAAAGCACAACAGAAGGTATTCAGCGCCTGGTTTCATTTGGTCAGTAAGCCATTTAGTCTACGCGAGCTGAAAAGTTTACTGATCCGCCGTCCATGGCAAAACGTACAAGTGATGACACGAATTTATTGGCATGCAATAAAACTGCTGGTCAAAGCAGTGCCTGTGTATGGCCACCCTAAGTCAAAGGAAACACCAAGATGA
- a CDS encoding SAM-dependent methyltransferase — translation MTVLITEQCPFQNLRWFDKTCRKLVLNHLSQLHYGAILLVEGQEKTLLGDAKGELQCTLTVLDPDFYQKMMFAGSVGAGESYILGQWRCDNLTVLVQLLARNSSLLDKLESAWARLSKPALKLLDWRNRNTKEQSRKNISAHYDLGNAMYQLFLDPSMMYSSAVYETDSCTLEQAQLNKLKSICDKLQLKPTDHLIEIGTGWGSMAIFAARNYGCQVTTTTISREQHDYAAEKIREAGLESQITLLFQDYRDLTGTYDKLVSIEMIEAVGDEFLDQYFAKCSSLLKEDGLMVLQAITIADQRYSHYVKEVDFIKRYIFPGGCLPSIQRMSNAVADYTDLVLRQVQDIGLDYARTLQDWCHNFMASRDKLHQLGYDDQFIRLWHFYLCYCEGGFLERATSAVHLVFTKPMNRNKI, via the coding sequence ATGACGGTTTTGATCACCGAACAATGTCCTTTTCAAAATTTACGCTGGTTTGATAAAACCTGTCGCAAACTGGTGCTGAACCATTTAAGTCAGTTGCATTATGGCGCCATTTTATTAGTTGAAGGTCAGGAAAAAACGCTGCTGGGCGATGCAAAGGGCGAGTTGCAATGTACGCTGACCGTATTGGATCCGGATTTTTATCAAAAAATGATGTTCGCAGGCTCAGTAGGTGCGGGTGAGTCTTATATTCTCGGTCAGTGGCGCTGCGATAATTTAACAGTGCTGGTGCAGTTGCTCGCCCGTAACTCATCGCTGCTGGATAAGCTGGAGTCGGCATGGGCGCGTTTAAGTAAACCTGCGCTAAAACTGCTGGACTGGCGTAATCGCAATACCAAAGAGCAATCACGCAAAAACATTTCTGCGCATTACGATTTAGGTAATGCCATGTATCAGTTGTTTTTAGATCCAAGCATGATGTATTCCAGCGCAGTGTATGAAACGGACAGCTGCACGCTGGAACAGGCGCAGTTGAATAAACTTAAATCTATTTGCGATAAGCTGCAGTTAAAACCAACAGATCATCTGATAGAAATTGGTACAGGCTGGGGCAGCATGGCGATATTTGCCGCCCGTAATTACGGCTGTCAGGTGACTACAACCACTATTTCGCGTGAACAACACGACTATGCGGCAGAAAAAATCCGTGAAGCAGGGCTGGAGTCACAAATCACTTTGTTATTTCAGGATTACCGCGATTTAACAGGGACTTATGACAAGCTTGTCTCTATAGAGATGATAGAAGCCGTCGGTGATGAGTTCTTAGATCAATACTTTGCGAAATGCTCAAGTTTACTCAAAGAAGATGGGTTGATGGTATTGCAGGCTATTACCATTGCCGATCAACGTTACAGTCACTATGTCAAAGAAGTCGACTTTATAAAGCGTTACATCTTTCCTGGTGGTTGCTTGCCTTCGATTCAACGCATGAGTAATGCAGTGGCTGATTACACTGATTTAGTGTTACGTCAGGTGCAGGATATAGGCCTGGATTACGCCCGCACCTTGCAGGATTGGTGTCATAACTTTATGGCGTCACGGGATAAACTGCATCAGTTGGGTTATGACGATCAGTTTATCCGGCTTTGGCATTTTTACTTGTGTTACTGCGAAGGTGGCTTTTTGGAAAGAGCGACCAGTGCAGTGCATTTAGTGTTCACCAAACCTATGAACAGGAACAAAATTTAA
- a CDS encoding EAL domain-containing protein, giving the protein MTTVITSQPQTDISVLHAQLQQLQQENARLSLINQFAIDLHELTGADDILNYAAKHVVAGLGFVDCAIFILATDGETLVRKAGTGTRDLPSHLGISELKVGDGLVGYAASIKQSVLVSDTRDDPHYMADLVPSLSELVVPIMDGEDLLGVLDCEHSQINYFSVEHQQILEVVASILASKLRKSQMLDTLESSVSKLEYAERLQKALYEIASFSYFANDFSSFYKRLHQIVNSLIYAPNFFIALFDDETQTLQFPYFADTEDEIDPNQVYGSDVLEHSLTGHVFRSKQPLLICRQQMADFDREHKVRTYGSEPESWLGVPFQSSDTVRGVVVVQSYVANIQYSERDLELMIFVSQHISNALERVFSEKRLQHQALHDALTALPNRSLLMDRIGQAFKRMQRFPANHLAVMYLDLDRFKTVNDTLGHQVGDAFLIQVGRVLKLCMRQTDTLARLGGDEFAVVLEDVASLADVTDVAQRIIQALQQPLLVGEHMLLTSCSIGIALASSEDQLQSADELIRRADIAMYQAKQDGRGVYRIYSSDMKVEESQEFRLGLEIKAALAKQHFMLHYQPIISLDTDDTIGFEALIRWTHQSRGAITPDEFIPYAEKNGLIGLIDHYVLRQSIEQIRLWRQNYAMPFYVSVNVSGLAFSEPDFAAAVIQKLAEADVPARYLAIEITERALIENIEQARLCLKQLRQHGVKVLLDDFGTGYSSLSYLNEFKLDVLKIDRSFIANMKPRIQDNPVVNTVIALAKTLNLKVVAEGVETSLQRQLLKELGCDAGQGYWFAKALPASDAIKWLR; this is encoded by the coding sequence ATGACGACCGTGATCACTTCCCAGCCTCAAACTGATATCAGTGTCCTTCACGCTCAACTCCAGCAGTTACAGCAAGAAAATGCCAGACTAAGCTTAATTAATCAGTTTGCCATTGATCTGCATGAGTTGACGGGCGCGGATGACATTCTTAATTATGCTGCGAAACATGTCGTGGCAGGCTTAGGTTTTGTCGATTGTGCCATTTTTATACTGGCTACCGATGGCGAGACGCTGGTGCGTAAAGCTGGTACCGGTACTCGTGATTTACCCTCTCATTTAGGCATTTCTGAGCTGAAAGTAGGGGATGGTCTGGTCGGCTACGCTGCCAGTATCAAACAATCTGTATTGGTCTCTGATACCAGAGATGATCCCCATTATATGGCTGATTTAGTGCCGAGTTTATCTGAACTCGTTGTGCCTATTATGGATGGAGAAGACCTGCTGGGAGTGCTTGACTGTGAGCACTCGCAAATTAACTATTTCAGTGTTGAGCATCAGCAAATTCTGGAAGTAGTAGCCTCTATTCTGGCCAGCAAACTTCGAAAGTCGCAGATGCTGGACACTCTGGAATCATCGGTCAGTAAACTTGAATACGCTGAGCGATTACAAAAAGCCTTGTACGAAATTGCCTCTTTCTCCTATTTTGCCAACGACTTCTCCAGCTTTTACAAGCGACTCCATCAAATTGTTAACTCGCTGATTTATGCGCCGAATTTCTTTATTGCTTTGTTTGATGATGAAACTCAAACCTTACAGTTCCCTTATTTTGCTGACACTGAAGATGAAATAGACCCTAATCAGGTGTATGGCTCTGACGTACTGGAACACAGTCTGACAGGACATGTGTTTCGCTCTAAACAGCCGCTGCTGATTTGTCGTCAGCAAATGGCCGATTTTGACCGTGAACACAAAGTCCGCACTTATGGCTCTGAACCTGAATCCTGGCTTGGTGTGCCTTTCCAGTCCAGTGATACAGTACGTGGTGTGGTGGTGGTGCAAAGTTATGTCGCCAACATTCAGTACAGTGAGCGTGACCTTGAGCTGATGATCTTTGTCTCCCAGCATATCTCCAATGCTCTGGAACGGGTGTTTTCCGAAAAACGTTTGCAACATCAGGCATTGCATGATGCTCTGACTGCTTTGCCAAACCGCAGTTTATTGATGGACCGTATTGGCCAAGCCTTTAAGCGTATGCAACGTTTTCCTGCTAATCATCTAGCCGTGATGTATTTAGATTTGGACCGCTTTAAAACAGTGAATGATACCTTGGGCCATCAGGTCGGCGACGCCTTTCTTATTCAGGTAGGGCGGGTCCTAAAGCTTTGTATGCGTCAGACCGATACGCTAGCCCGTCTGGGCGGCGATGAGTTCGCAGTGGTGCTTGAAGATGTCGCCAGCCTTGCTGATGTGACGGATGTGGCACAACGAATTATTCAGGCGCTACAGCAGCCCTTACTGGTCGGTGAACATATGTTGTTGACTTCCTGCAGTATTGGCATAGCGCTGGCAAGTTCTGAGGATCAATTGCAGTCGGCTGATGAGCTTATTCGTCGCGCTGATATCGCTATGTATCAGGCCAAACAAGATGGGCGCGGAGTCTACCGAATTTATTCCTCTGATATGAAAGTGGAGGAGAGTCAGGAGTTCAGATTAGGTCTGGAAATCAAAGCCGCTTTGGCAAAACAGCATTTTATGCTGCATTATCAGCCTATTATCAGTTTGGATACGGACGATACCATAGGTTTTGAAGCGCTTATCCGCTGGACTCATCAAAGCCGTGGCGCTATCACACCAGATGAGTTTATTCCTTATGCTGAGAAAAATGGCCTGATAGGTTTGATTGACCACTATGTCTTGCGACAGAGCATTGAGCAGATCAGGCTGTGGCGGCAAAATTACGCTATGCCATTTTATGTCAGTGTCAATGTGTCAGGTCTGGCATTTTCTGAACCTGACTTTGCTGCCGCTGTGATCCAGAAACTGGCTGAAGCGGATGTACCAGCCCGTTATCTGGCGATTGAGATCACAGAGCGAGCGTTGATTGAAAATATTGAGCAAGCGCGTTTGTGCTTAAAGCAGCTGCGCCAGCATGGAGTGAAGGTGCTGCTGGATGACTTTGGTACAGGCTATTCCAGTTTAAGCTACCTGAACGAATTTAAGCTGGATGTGCTGAAAATCGACCGCTCTTTTATTGCCAATATGAAACCCCGTATTCAGGACAATCCTGTAGTCAATACGGTGATAGCTCTGGCAAAAACGCTGAATTTAAAGGTAGTGGCAGAAGGGGTTGAAACCAGTTTACAGCGGCAGTTATTAAAAGAATTGGGCTGTGACGCCGGGCAGGGTTATTGGTTTGCTAAGGCTCTTCCAGCGAGCGATGCCATCAAATGGCTACGTTGA